Proteins found in one Mucilaginibacter gracilis genomic segment:
- a CDS encoding DUF4134 family protein has translation MFSKTKKLWASAVLLALSIPVFAQSGVNGLNTATTTLKTYVAPVTNITLVIGGIVGIVGAIRVYSKWNGWNASLVNPNRSARAYPSTEIKLLPP, from the coding sequence ATGTTCTCAAAAACAAAAAAGTTATGGGCTTCAGCAGTATTGCTGGCCCTGTCCATTCCCGTGTTCGCACAAAGCGGCGTTAACGGACTGAACACTGCAACAACAACCCTGAAAACTTACGTAGCCCCCGTAACCAATATTACTTTGGTGATCGGCGGTATCGTTGGTATCGTTGGTGCCATCCGTGTCTACTCCAAGTGGAATGGTTGGAACGCCTCTTTGGTAAATCCAAACAGATCGGCGAGGGCTTATCCATCGACCGAAATAAAACTTCTACCTCCCTGA